Proteins encoded together in one Impatiens glandulifera chromosome 1, dImpGla2.1, whole genome shotgun sequence window:
- the LOC124934926 gene encoding INO80 complex subunit D-like: MAPADNRLSLPSKSLIMANQNPNLYPTTGNGSNNKTLNHPPAHYNRNNNSLRQFCDWLDKTEKNNPNASCSSSIPTSAMEIEELEADSILSKSEVLTREEVLKRRSIQMKRLIKLYKEHYWTMMEELKSRHKDYYWEYGTSPFQDDEGAGGVVDGYNNSLPGTSNNNGSNNFNKSVVGFNGNRCEVHSCKLKPMALTRFCFAHILSDSKQKLYKGCSYVIKSLPNGPVYCMKPVLRSTVPLLCSMHLGKAEKHVTKALKKAGHIATSKSKPAPKIHIVLAEFVCHIVAKRKMNPNAIVEAVED, translated from the exons ATGGCTCCGGCAGACAATCGACTTTCTCTTCCATCCAAGTCTCTAATCATGGCGAATCAAAACCCTAATCTTTACCCAACAACTGGAAATGGTTCAAACAACAAAACCCTTAACCACCCACCTGCACATTACAACCGCAACAACAACAGTCTTCGTCAGTTCTGCGATTGGTTAGACAAGACTGAAAAGAATAATCCTAACGCTTCATGTTCGTCTTCAATTCCGACATCGGCAATGGAAATTGAAGAACTTGAGGCGGATTCAATCCTTTCAAAATCGGAAGTCTTGACTAGAGAAGAAGTTCTCAAACGACGGTCTATCCAGATGAAACGTCTTATAAAGTTGTATAAAGAACATTACTGGACAATGATGGAGGAACTGAAGAGTAGACATAAAGATTACTATTGGGAGTATGGAACAAGTCCTTTTCAAGATGATGAAGGTGCTGGAGGAGTTGTAGATGGTTATAATAACTCTCTACCAGGAACATCCAATAATAATGGGAGTAATAATTTCAACAAGTCAGTTGTGGGGTTTAATGGGAATCGGTGTGAGGTTCATAGTTGTAAATTGAAGCCGATGGCATTGACACGGTTTTGCTTTGCGCATATATTGTCAGATTCGAAACAGAAGCTTTACAAAGGCTGCTCATATGTAATCAAAAG TTTACCAAATGGACCCGTTTACTGTATGAAGCCTGTTTTGAGGTCCACTGTTCCTCTCCTTTGCTCAATGCATCTAGGGAAGGCTGAAAAGCATGTCACAAAGGCCCTTAAGAAGGCAGGTCATATAGCCACTTCGAAGAGTAAACCTGCGCCTAAAATTCATATTGTATTGGCTGAGTTTGTATGTCATATTGTAGCCAAGAGGAAGATGAATCCGAATGCAATTGTTGAAGCAGTTGAAGATTAa
- the LOC124934949 gene encoding OVARIAN TUMOR DOMAIN-containing deubiquitinating enzyme 1-like, producing the protein MVNQEEDTAKEIELPITFEQAPLDVELSNVMDEDVMQQQSEIEDPIPFDHAPLDWRNMRDQILQRQSDIKVSITNERGPLDIDWPIFTDDATEDPFDPAPLDADWSDFKGDETEATVTYDAGPLDADWSNIKDDETEVHVPYETGPLDVDWSNFMDSDIRQQQSAILAAEAEKIPFVGDKEPLSSLEAEYQSGSPILLEKIKVLSEQFDGIRRVRGDGNCFFRAFMFSYLEHILVSQDGAEVVRIKEKVEECRNTLRCLGHPELTFEDYFELFLEQLDGVLQGNDAPISFDDLVARSRDKTISDFIVMFFRFITSGEIRKRSEFFEPFVLGMTNGTVEQFCKASVEPMGEESDHVHITALSDTLGVAIRVEYLDQSIGYDRNGGGITVNHHDFIPNGNDDGASPPPPPAEVEHQKPFVTLLYRPGHYDVLYYKN; encoded by the exons ATGGTGAATCAGGAGGAGGACACTGCAAAGGAAATCGAACTTCCAATCACATTTGAACAGGCACCTCTGGATGTTGAATTGTCAAATGTCATGGATGAGGATGTTATGCAACAGCAATCTGAAATCGAAGACCCAATACCATTTGATCATGCACCTCTGGATTGGAGAAATATGAGGGATCAAATTTTGCAACGGCAATCTGATATCAAAGTCTCAATAACAAATGAACGTGGACCTCTGGATATTGATTGGCCAATTTTCACGGATGATGCAACTGAAGACCCATTTGATCCTGCACCTCTGGATGCTGATTGGTCAGATTTCAAGGGTGATGAAACTGAAGCCACAGTAACATATGATGCAGGACCCCTGGATGCTGATTGGTCAAATATAAAGGATGATGAAACTGAAGTCCATGTACCATATGAAACAGGACCTTTGGATGTTGATTGGTCAAATTTCATGGATAGTGATATCAGGCAACAGCAATCTGCAATACTAGCTGCAGAAGCTGAAAAAATTCCTTTTGTAGGTGATAAG GAACCACTCTCTTCACTAGAAGCTGAATATCAATCAGGCAGCCCAATTTTGCTAGAGAAAATAAAG GTTCTTAGTGAACAATTTGATGGAATTAGGCGGGTGAGGGGAgatggtaactgtttcttccGAGCCTTTATGTTCTCATACTTG GAGCATATTTTGGTTTCACAAGATGGAGCTGAAGTAGTTCGCATCAAAGAAAAAGTTGAAGAGTGTAGAAATACTCTTCGGTGTTTAGGACACCCAGAATTAACATTTGAAGATTATTTTGAG TTATTCTTAGAACAGCTGGACGGTGTTCTTCAAGGAAATGATGCGCCTATCAG CTTTGATGATCTTGTTGCAAGGAGTCGAGATAAGACAATATCTGATTTTA TTGTGATGTTCTTCAGATTCATAACCTCTGGGGAGATAAGAAAGCGTTCTGAGTTCTTTGAACCGTTTGTACTTGGAATGACGAATGGAACTGTGGAAcag TTTTGCAAGGCATCTGTTGAACCAATGGGTGAAGAAAGTGACCATGTACACATAACGGCTTTATCAGATACATTGGGTGTGGCTATTCGTGTTGAATATCTGGATCAAAGCATCGGATATGACAGGAATGGCGGTGGCATAACTGTAAATCATCACGATTTCATACCTAATGGCAATGATGATGGAgcatcaccaccaccaccaccagcCGAGGTTGAGCACCAGAAGCCCTTCGTTACGTTATTGTATCGGCCAGGTCATTATGATGTTCTCTACTACAAAAACTGA